The Pseudomonas wenzhouensis genome has a segment encoding these proteins:
- the rssC gene encoding anti-sigma factor antagonist RssC: protein MSPGRIQFAEQDGTFVLKFVGEVRLTLCSALDATIEKIFTALNFSAIVIDLTETRSIDSTTLGLLAKLSILSRQKVGLLPTLVTTHDDITRLLESMGFDQVFNIVDRPVPCPDCLDDLPSQDQSEEVVKAKVLEAHRILMGLNDSNREAFRDLVSALERH, encoded by the coding sequence ATTAGCCCCGGTCGCATCCAATTTGCCGAGCAGGATGGAACCTTCGTCCTGAAGTTCGTCGGTGAAGTCCGTCTGACCCTGTGTTCAGCACTGGATGCCACGATTGAAAAGATTTTCACCGCGTTGAATTTTTCGGCCATCGTCATCGACCTGACCGAAACCCGCAGCATCGACAGCACCACCCTGGGCTTGCTGGCGAAACTGTCCATTCTGTCTCGGCAGAAGGTGGGCTTGCTGCCGACCTTGGTTACCACGCACGACGACATCACGCGCCTGCTGGAATCCATGGGCTTCGATCAGGTGTTCAACATCGTCGACCGGCCGGTTCCGTGCCCGGATTGCCTGGACGATTTGCCGTCTCAGGATCAATCTGAGGAAGTGGTCAAGGCCAAGGTGCTGGAAGCGCACCGTATCCTCATGGGGCTCAACGATTCCAATCGCGAAGCCTTTCGCGATCTGGTCAGCGCACTCGAGCGGCACTGA
- the tal gene encoding transaldolase translates to MTSKLEQLKQFTTVVADTGDLDAIARLQPVDATTNPSLLLKAAALPRYADLLNQAMSAGQGDLGLACDHFGVAVGQEILKVIPGRISTEVDARLSFDTDATLRRAERLIGLYEKAGIGRDRVLIKIASTWEGIRAAEQLEKAGVQTNLTLLFAFAQAQACADAGVFLISPFVGRIYDWYKKAEGRDFAGSEDPGVQSVTRIYDYYKANGYDTVVMGASFRNLGQIEALAGCDRLTISPDLLQKLAEDDGQLSRQLQPGASGEPRQSLDEGAFRWALNEDAMATEKLAEGIRLFARDQEKLEALLAAKA, encoded by the coding sequence ATGACCTCCAAGCTGGAACAACTCAAGCAGTTCACCACCGTAGTCGCCGATACCGGCGACCTCGACGCCATCGCCCGCCTGCAACCCGTGGATGCCACCACCAATCCTTCGCTGCTGCTCAAGGCCGCCGCCCTACCCCGTTACGCCGACCTGCTGAACCAGGCCATGAGCGCCGGTCAGGGCGATCTGGGTCTGGCCTGCGATCATTTCGGGGTTGCCGTCGGCCAGGAGATTCTCAAGGTCATTCCCGGACGCATCTCCACGGAGGTCGATGCGCGCCTGTCGTTCGACACCGACGCGACCCTGCGCCGCGCAGAACGCCTGATCGGCCTGTATGAAAAGGCCGGTATCGGTCGCGACCGCGTGCTGATCAAGATCGCCTCCACTTGGGAAGGCATCCGCGCCGCCGAGCAGCTGGAAAAAGCCGGCGTGCAGACCAACCTGACCCTGTTGTTCGCCTTCGCCCAAGCGCAGGCCTGCGCCGATGCCGGTGTATTCCTCATATCTCCGTTCGTGGGGCGCATCTACGATTGGTACAAGAAAGCCGAGGGCCGCGATTTCGCCGGCAGCGAAGATCCGGGCGTGCAATCGGTCACGCGTATCTATGACTACTACAAGGCCAACGGCTACGACACCGTGGTGATGGGGGCGAGCTTCCGCAACCTCGGCCAGATCGAAGCACTGGCCGGCTGCGACCGGCTGACCATCAGCCCCGACCTGCTGCAGAAGCTGGCCGAGGACGATGGCCAACTAAGTCGTCAGCTACAGCCCGGCGCAAGCGGCGAGCCTCGCCAAAGCCTCGACGAAGGAGCCTTCCGCTGGGCCCTGAATGAGGATGCCATGGCCACCGAGAAACTGGCCGAGGGCATCCGTTTGTTCGCCCGTGACCAGGAAAAACTCGAAGCCCTGCTGGCCGCCAAGGCCTGA
- the dusA gene encoding tRNA dihydrouridine(20/20a) synthase DusA, with translation MSLENAVATPSALSRRFSVAPMMDWTDRHCRYFLRQLSRHALLYTEMVTTGALIHGDRERFLRYSECEHPIALQLGGSNPQDLAACAKMAEAHGYDEVNLNVGCPSDRVQNNMIGACLMGHPALVADCVKAMQDAVDIPVTVKHRIGINGRDSYAELCDFVGQVRDAGCRSFTVHARIAILEGLSPKENREIPPLRYDVAAQLKQDFPDLEIILNGGIKTLEECEQHLQTFDGVMLGREAYHNPYLLAQVDSRLFGSVDAGTTRMDALLALKPYVEQHLREGGTLHHVSRHVLGLAQGFPGARRFRQLLSVDIHKVQDPLGLLDQAAELLRGH, from the coding sequence ATGTCTTTAGAAAATGCTGTAGCCACGCCGTCCGCCCTCTCCCGCCGCTTTTCCGTTGCCCCGATGATGGATTGGACTGACCGCCATTGCCGGTACTTTCTCCGTCAGCTGTCGCGCCATGCCCTGCTCTACACCGAGATGGTCACCACCGGTGCGCTGATTCATGGCGACCGCGAGCGTTTCCTGCGTTACAGCGAGTGCGAACACCCGATTGCCCTGCAGTTGGGCGGCAGCAACCCGCAAGACCTGGCGGCCTGCGCGAAAATGGCCGAAGCACACGGCTATGACGAGGTGAACCTGAACGTTGGCTGCCCCAGCGACCGCGTGCAAAACAACATGATTGGCGCCTGCCTGATGGGCCACCCGGCGCTGGTAGCCGACTGCGTGAAGGCCATGCAGGACGCCGTGGACATCCCGGTGACGGTCAAGCACCGCATTGGCATCAATGGCCGCGACAGCTATGCCGAGCTGTGCGATTTCGTCGGCCAGGTGCGCGATGCCGGTTGCCGCAGCTTCACCGTGCATGCGCGCATCGCCATCCTCGAAGGCCTGTCGCCGAAGGAAAACCGTGAGATTCCGCCGCTGCGCTACGACGTCGCCGCTCAACTCAAGCAGGACTTTCCCGACCTCGAGATCATCCTCAATGGCGGCATCAAGACGCTGGAAGAATGCGAGCAGCACCTGCAGACCTTCGACGGCGTGATGCTCGGTCGCGAGGCCTATCACAACCCCTATCTGCTGGCGCAGGTGGACAGCCGCCTGTTTGGCAGCGTGGACGCCGGCACCACCCGCATGGACGCCCTGCTCGCACTCAAACCCTACGTCGAGCAACACCTGCGCGAAGGCGGCACCTTGCATCATGTCAGCCGCCACGTACTCGGCCTGGCCCAGGGCTTCCCCGGTGCACGGCGCTTCCGCCAGTTGCTGTCGGTGGACATCCACAAGGTTCAGGATCCGCTGGGGCTGCTCGATCAGGCCGCCGAACTGCTACGCGGGCATTAA
- a CDS encoding LysR substrate-binding domain-containing protein gives MKIQPLPPLNSLVAFESAARNLSFTLAAKELNVTQGAISRQVRLLEDYLGKTLFERTTREINLSPTGSHYYDTVRESLLQLAHATGEIRHWRGAQQVTVVTSTAMASLWLLPRVAEFQRDNEEVDLRIIAYDHVKDFSRLDCDLALYYCRTPPKNMQVTPLFAEEVFPVCSPGYLAKHPDFCDPAQLATGTWLWLEDPQRDWISWPEWFQRLGYKAREPRHRININSYSMLIQSALSGQGIALAWSNLVDNYLQTGALVRPIDVTLHTDAQFCLLEPVGRSSRQSVQRFRNWLMEQVTSEPGDEVQAG, from the coding sequence ATGAAGATTCAACCTCTGCCTCCACTCAACAGCCTGGTGGCGTTCGAGTCAGCCGCGCGAAACCTGAGTTTCACCCTCGCGGCCAAGGAACTGAACGTTACCCAGGGTGCGATCAGCCGGCAGGTTCGTCTGCTCGAGGACTACCTCGGCAAGACCCTGTTCGAGCGCACGACCCGCGAGATCAACCTCAGCCCGACCGGCAGCCACTACTACGACACGGTGCGTGAGTCCCTGCTGCAGTTGGCCCATGCCACTGGCGAGATTCGTCATTGGCGTGGCGCGCAACAGGTCACGGTGGTGACCAGTACCGCCATGGCCTCGCTCTGGCTGTTGCCGCGGGTCGCCGAGTTCCAGCGTGACAACGAAGAAGTGGACCTGCGCATCATCGCCTATGACCACGTCAAGGATTTCTCCCGCCTGGACTGCGATCTGGCGCTGTACTACTGCCGTACGCCGCCGAAGAACATGCAGGTGACGCCGCTGTTCGCTGAAGAAGTGTTCCCCGTGTGCAGCCCTGGCTACCTGGCCAAGCACCCGGATTTCTGCGACCCGGCGCAGCTGGCCACCGGCACCTGGCTGTGGCTGGAAGACCCGCAGCGTGACTGGATCAGCTGGCCGGAGTGGTTCCAGCGCTTGGGCTACAAGGCGCGCGAGCCGCGGCACCGAATCAATATCAACAGCTATTCGATGCTGATCCAGTCGGCGTTGAGCGGGCAGGGTATTGCGCTGGCCTGGTCGAACCTGGTCGACAACTATTTGCAGACCGGGGCATTGGTGCGGCCCATCGATGTCACGCTGCACACCGATGCGCAGTTCTGCTTGCTCGAGCCCGTCGGGCGCAGCAGTCGGCAGAGCGTGCAGCGCTTTCGCAACTGGTTGATGGAGCAGGTCACCAGCGAGCCCGGTGATGAGGTTCAGGCAGGTTGA
- a CDS encoding aromatic ring-hydroxylating oxygenase subunit alpha, with amino-acid sequence MTQATSQQIPVHQLETVLAPIHQATGLSNEFYTDQKLFELERDQIMGKTWACVGFASDLSQNGSVKPVDFMGLPLLLMRNREGLVQVFHNVCSHRGMKLVEEAGTVQGVIRCPYHSWTYDLNGGLKGTPHVGGIEKHKDERFACEKHGLKAIRSAIWMDMVFVNLSGDAQPLEEMLAPLTARWSQFLGDDGMSLMRRRANMDSTTLDIACNWKLAVENYCEAYHLPWVHPSLNTYSRLEDHYNILFDEQFAGQGSYAYNLSDVAGTHLPQFPSWPQDRLRNAEYVAFFPNVLLGIQADHAFAMQLEPVAPGRTIEHLRLFYVGDEALSDEYAACRNAILESWKVVFAEDIASVEGMQKGRHSPGYGGGAFSPEMDIPTHYFHQWAARKLLTIAQNA; translated from the coding sequence ATGACTCAAGCCACTTCTCAGCAAATCCCAGTGCACCAGCTGGAAACCGTACTCGCGCCGATCCACCAAGCTACCGGCCTGTCCAACGAGTTCTATACCGACCAGAAGCTGTTCGAGCTCGAACGCGACCAGATCATGGGCAAGACCTGGGCCTGTGTCGGCTTCGCCAGCGACCTCAGCCAGAACGGCTCGGTAAAACCGGTCGACTTCATGGGCCTGCCGCTGCTGCTGATGCGCAACCGCGAAGGCCTGGTGCAGGTGTTCCACAACGTCTGCAGCCACCGTGGCATGAAGCTGGTGGAAGAGGCCGGCACCGTGCAGGGCGTGATTCGCTGCCCCTACCACTCCTGGACCTACGACCTCAATGGCGGCCTCAAGGGCACGCCGCACGTGGGCGGCATCGAAAAGCACAAGGACGAGCGTTTCGCCTGCGAGAAGCACGGCCTCAAGGCCATCCGCAGCGCCATCTGGATGGACATGGTGTTCGTCAACCTGTCTGGCGACGCGCAGCCGCTGGAAGAGATGCTGGCGCCGCTGACCGCGCGCTGGAGCCAGTTCCTCGGTGATGACGGCATGAGCCTGATGCGCCGCCGCGCCAACATGGACTCGACCACGTTGGACATCGCCTGCAACTGGAAGCTGGCCGTGGAGAACTACTGCGAGGCGTACCACTTGCCGTGGGTGCACCCGAGCCTGAACACATACTCGCGCCTGGAAGATCACTACAACATCCTGTTCGACGAGCAGTTCGCCGGCCAGGGCAGCTACGCCTACAACCTCTCCGACGTTGCCGGCACCCACCTGCCGCAGTTCCCCAGCTGGCCGCAGGACCGCCTGCGCAACGCCGAGTACGTGGCTTTCTTCCCCAACGTGCTGCTGGGCATCCAGGCCGACCACGCCTTCGCCATGCAGCTGGAACCGGTCGCACCGGGTCGTACCATCGAGCACCTGCGCCTGTTCTATGTCGGTGACGAGGCACTGAGCGACGAGTACGCCGCCTGCCGCAACGCCATTCTGGAATCGTGGAAAGTGGTGTTCGCCGAGGACATCGCCTCGGTCGAAGGCATGCAGAAGGGCCGTCATTCGCCGGGTTACGGCGGCGGCGCGTTCTCCCCGGAGATGGACATTCCGACGCACTACTTCCACCAGTGGGCCGCGCGCAAGTTGCTGACCATCGCGCAGAACGCCTGA
- a CDS encoding aldehyde dehydrogenase family protein, with product MYPIASHWLNYIDGAWVDSAQHLSVNNPGTAEPLATIAQATVEDAERALLAARRCADNGELTRARPAQRVSWLLRIAEEIRAVADEGAWVLCQENGKSINDARDEFIEAARYFEYYAGMADKIEGTSIPLGNGYMDFTVYDPMGVSAQIVPWNFPVSICARSLAPALAAGNAVVIKSPELSPLGMCVLVRAIVKAGLPQGAINLICGRGREVGAHLVSSAKVDQIVFTGSVPTGQSILRDAAANAIPSVMELGGKSAAIAFADVDRKQLLASVKNGIFFNAGQVCSAMSRLLVQREIYEDIVQAVVELAEGLSVGLGQDNPDLTPVVSAAQLAGIETLCRRAVDEGTVLATGGEAHSELAGHFMRPTVFRDVRADMCIAQEEVFGPVLAVIPFDSEEQAIEIANGTDFGLVAGVFTQDISRAMRCVRRLRAGQVFVNEWYAGGIETPFGGVGLSGFGREKGQEALYSYVRTKNIAIRVAGE from the coding sequence ATGTATCCGATCGCCTCTCACTGGCTCAATTACATCGATGGTGCCTGGGTCGATAGCGCCCAGCACCTGAGCGTAAACAACCCCGGTACTGCCGAGCCGCTGGCGACCATTGCCCAGGCCACCGTCGAAGACGCCGAGCGCGCGCTGCTGGCGGCGCGTCGCTGCGCCGACAACGGTGAGCTGACCCGCGCCCGCCCGGCGCAACGGGTCAGCTGGTTGCTGCGTATCGCCGAGGAAATCCGAGCGGTGGCGGATGAGGGCGCCTGGGTGCTGTGCCAGGAAAATGGCAAGAGCATCAACGATGCCCGCGATGAGTTCATCGAAGCCGCGCGCTACTTCGAGTACTACGCCGGTATGGCGGACAAGATCGAGGGCACCTCGATCCCGCTGGGCAACGGTTACATGGACTTCACCGTTTACGACCCCATGGGCGTATCGGCGCAGATCGTGCCGTGGAATTTTCCGGTGTCCATCTGCGCGCGTTCCCTGGCGCCGGCGCTGGCTGCCGGCAACGCGGTGGTGATCAAGTCGCCGGAGCTGTCGCCGCTGGGCATGTGCGTGCTGGTACGCGCCATCGTCAAGGCTGGCTTGCCGCAGGGGGCGATCAACCTGATCTGCGGCCGCGGTCGCGAGGTCGGGGCGCATCTGGTGAGCAGCGCCAAGGTCGACCAGATCGTCTTCACCGGCTCGGTGCCCACCGGCCAGTCGATCCTCCGTGATGCGGCCGCCAACGCCATTCCCAGCGTCATGGAGTTGGGCGGCAAGTCGGCCGCCATCGCCTTCGCCGACGTCGACCGCAAGCAACTACTGGCCAGTGTCAAGAACGGCATCTTCTTCAATGCCGGGCAGGTCTGCTCGGCCATGTCGCGCCTGCTGGTGCAGCGCGAGATCTACGAAGACATCGTCCAGGCGGTGGTCGAGCTGGCCGAAGGGCTCAGCGTCGGCCTCGGTCAGGACAACCCGGACCTCACCCCGGTGGTCAGTGCTGCTCAACTTGCTGGAATCGAAACCCTGTGTCGGCGCGCAGTCGATGAAGGCACGGTACTGGCCACCGGTGGCGAGGCTCATAGCGAACTGGCCGGGCACTTCATGCGCCCGACAGTATTTCGCGATGTGCGCGCGGACATGTGCATCGCCCAGGAAGAGGTGTTCGGCCCAGTGCTGGCGGTCATCCCCTTCGACAGTGAAGAGCAGGCCATCGAGATTGCCAATGGCACCGATTTCGGTCTGGTCGCCGGCGTCTTCACTCAGGACATCAGCCGCGCCATGCGCTGCGTGCGGCGCCTGCGCGCTGGCCAGGTATTCGTCAATGAGTGGTATGCCGGTGGCATCGAAACGCCGTTCGGCGGTGTTGGCCTGTCAGGCTTCGGCCGCGAGAAGGGCCAGGAAGCGCTGTACAGCTACGTACGCACCAAGAACATCGCCATTCGCGTGGCGGGGGAGTGA